A single Vespa crabro chromosome 21, iyVesCrab1.2, whole genome shotgun sequence DNA region contains:
- the LOC124431490 gene encoding homeobox protein unplugged has translation MDVDSNIEETELDVGSASDELETSIAESKIARRPTPKPFTIESLIGSCTGARGNCTGDIGMSKNEKTNGNEEGSEREREYLYQRHYLATAAAATALPSGFGVPLSLYGAWLPMRMYGGGGGGGGGAGSASGVPMLPPHSSVSYPSHQDLHQNRLAHHLGAGTNHLQGAAYPNNNTFHRSINQRGSTSFTDSDDEGSIDSPPSPVHDLSKSRLGSENGRASAESEDEGGGTSGTGEGLDTTDGSVNGTRSNGSPNGQGHESARGNSSSNSSSGNKARRRRTAFTSEQLLELEREFHAKKYLSLTERSHIAHALKLSEVQVKIWFQNRRAKWKRVKAGLNGSGGIGSNASSMSNSGAAGGRHGGSTGQHTGNGTRIVVPIPVHVSRLAVRSHHHHLEKCARPARIRTTTTTTTTTTATSTAGAGGATVNEVCATSSSSILVSDAMGLVSSSMNLPSQLQSSPLAVGVGIGVGVGLRAFSVPAHRDGLNSAGR, from the exons ATGGACGTGGATTCGAATATCGAAGAAACGGAGTTGGACGTTGGTTCAGCGAGCGACGAATTGGAAACGTCGATCGCCGAATCTAAGATCGCTCGACGTCCAACGCCAAAGCCATTTACCATCGAGAGTCTCATAGGAAGTTGCACGGGTGCAAGAGGGAATTGTACCGGTGACATCGGTAtgtcgaagaacgaaaagaccAATGGAAATGAAGAAGGTagtgaaagggagagagaatatcTTTATCAACGACATTATCTTGCGACGGCTGCGGCTGCTACTGCTTTGCCATCAG GTTTTGGTGTACCGTTGAGTTTGTACGGGGCTTGGCTACCTATGCGAATGTatggcggcggcggtggcggcggcggcggcgccGGCAGTGCTTCCGGCGTCCCAATGTTACCGCCACATTCCTCGGTCAGTTATCCTTCTCATCAGGATTTGCACCAGAATCGATTAGCTCACCATTTGGGAGCCGGTACGAATCATCTTCAGGGTGCGGCTTATCCCAACAACAACACCTTCCATCGGTCTATAAATCAGCGTGGATCTACCAGTTTCACGGACAGCGACGACGAAGGTAGCATCGACTCACCGCCTTCTCCTGTTCACGATCTCTCCAAATCGAGACTAG gATCGGAAAATGGACGAGCCTCTGCCGAGAGCGAAGACGAAGGCGGAGGAACGAGCGGTACTGGCGAGGGACTCGATACTACCGACGGCTCCGTCAACGGTACCAGAAGCAACGGTTCTCCCAATGGACAAGGTCACGAAAGTGCCCGTGGAAATTCCTCGTCTAATTCGTCGTCCGGAAACAAAGCTCGCCGTAGACGAACTGCCTTCACGTCGGAACAACTTCTCGAGCTTGAACGGGAGTTCCACGCTAAAAAGTATCTCAGTTTAACGGAGAGATCGCACATAGCGCATGCCCTTAAGCTTTCCGAGGTCCAGGTCAAGATCTGGTTTCAAAATCGTCGAGCAAAGTGGAAGAGAGTCAAAGCTGGGCTCAATGGCAGCGGAGGAATCGGCTCGAACGCTTCGTCGATGTCAAACTCGGGCGCAGCCGGTGGCCGTCACGGTGGAAGTACCGGACAACATACCGGAAACGGTACGAGAATCGTCGTACCAATACCGGTTCACGTGAGTCGATTGGCCGTGAGAtcgcatcatcatcatttggAGAAATGTGCAAGACCAGCGCGCATAagaacgactacgacgacgacgacgacgacgactgcAACGTCTACGGCAGGAGCAGGGGGGGCGACTGTGAACGAAGTTTGTGCGACTTCGTCCTCCTCGATTCTCGTTTCCGACGCTATGGGTTTGGTGAGCTCCTCGATGAACTTACCCAGTCAATTGCAAAGTTCACCTTTGGCCGTAGGCGTTGGAATCGGCGTAGGCGTCGGATTAAGGGCCTTCAGCGTGCCAGCTCATCGGGATGGACTCAATTCGGCTGGAAGGTAG
- the LOC124431369 gene encoding dynactin subunit 6, producing MTSNMSSSVGRRSNLKIASGAVICDESILKGDITIGTGTVVHPRASILAEAGPIIIGEGNIIEEMATIANRSPPDAPESTIIPVQIIGNYNVFEVDCICEAHKVGDNNILETKAHISSDVELTNGCVIGTACSLVEQETVPENTVIYGSRCQRREMNDKPFPQVGQLDYLMRILPNYHHLRKPNVKSMKVEPTI from the exons ATGACGTCTAACATGAGCTCGTCTGTCGGTCGACGTTCCAa TTTGAAGATAGCTAGTGGAGCGGTAATATGCGACGAAAGTATCTTGAAAGGAGATATCACGATCGGTACAGGTACCGTAGTACATCCTAGGGCAAGCATTTTGGCTGAAGCTGGCCCAATAATTATTGGAGAAGGAAATATTATAGAAGAGATGGCAACGATAGCAAACAG ATCACCACCAGATGCTCCGGAATCCACAATAATACCTGTACAAATAATTGGTAACTATAATGTTTTCGAGGTAGATTGTATCTGCGAAGCGCATAAAGTTGGGGATAACAATATTTTAGAAACTAAAG cACACATTTCTAGTGACGTAGAACTAACTAACGGATGTGTAATAGGAACAGCTTGTTCCTTAGTAGAACAGGAAACTGTTCCAGAAAATACTGTAATATATGGCAGCAGATGCCAACGAAGAGAAATGAATGACAAACCATTC CCACAGGTAGGACAACTCGACTATCTAATGAGGATATTACcaaattatcatcatttaaGGAAGCCTAATGtgaaatcaatgaaagtaGAACCGACGATATAA